The proteins below are encoded in one region of Triticum aestivum cultivar Chinese Spring chromosome 1B, IWGSC CS RefSeq v2.1, whole genome shotgun sequence:
- the LOC123088600 gene encoding E3 ubiquitin-protein ligase SIAH2: MVPPWTHDVEEAMADAEEEDVEEPLDCGICFLPLEAPPIFMCEAGHLICSPCRDMLGLAVGTCHVCSAKAARLGSRRNLGRDVWPLYYETRDRSGALRGPCRCPGDACGFVDSTAALLYHFVSAHDWPVHAGVSSGDSIAVRLQDGFNIVAVDCIGGASEQDRLEFPGRYLLVLEMIQQTFGRTVFAFCLRPGAAFWEKEAQCRLSLSYSRNILDGDDDKPPVQCYYQTTKAGVTCTDLSSGLPDPEDCFQAHVFRSADLEDNEDTVEVTLRIIIN; the protein is encoded by the exons ATGGTGCCGCCGTGGACCCACGACGTCGAGGAGGCGATGGCGGACGCGGAGGAGGAAGACGTCGAGGAGCCCCTCGACTGCGGCATCTGCTTCCTCCCACTCGAGGCGCCGCCGATCTTCATG TGCGAAGCTGGGCACCTGATCTGCTCGCCCTGCCGCGACATGCTCGGGCTGGCGGTGGGGACGTGCCACGTCTGCAGCGCCAAGGCCGCCCGCCTCGGCTCTCGCCGGAACCTCGGCCGCGACGTCTGGCCGCTCTACTACGAGACCCGCGACCGCAGCGGCGCGCTCCGCGGGCCGTGCCGCTGCCCAGGCGACGCCTGCGGCTTCGTCGACAGCACGGCCGCGCTCCTCTACCACTTCGTCAGCGCTCACGACTGGCCGGTCCACGCCGGGGTGTCCTCCGGGGACAGCATCGCCGTCCGCCTGCAGGACGGCTTCAACATCGTCGCCGTCGACTGCATCGGCGGCGCCTCCGAGCAAGACCGCCTGGAATTCCCCGGACGGTATCTGCTCGTGCTGGAGATGATCCAGCAGACATTCGGCCGCACGGTCTTCGCGTTCTGCCTACGTCCCGGCGCCGCCTTCTGGGAGAAGGAGGCGCAGTGCCGCCTCAGCCTCTCCTACTCGCGCAACATCCTCGACGGTGACGATGACAAGCCGCCGGTTCAGTGCTACTACCAGACAACCAAGGCCGGCGTGACGTGCACCGATCTCTCCAGCGGGCTGCCCGACCCCGAGGACTGCTTCCAGGCTCACGTGTTCCGCTCCGCCGACCTGGAGGACAACGAGGACACCGTCGAGGTGACGCTCAGGATTATCATCAACTGA